One genomic region from Dehalobacter restrictus DSM 9455 encodes:
- a CDS encoding LytTR family transcriptional regulator DNA-binding domain-containing protein, with protein sequence MARILLVDDEPMVLNALKRILHSRGYELFAATNSEEALDFLQKSAIDVIICDQNMPGMLGIDLLKRSREEYPDAVRILITGSSDINVAISAINEGSIYYYLTKPWENEEVISVVEKALADKPEHFYPERKMEQEIKKIPVWEDETIILIDLSEVIYLTAVEGDIVVITEKGKYQSPDSLNSWEKKLGSGSFFRCHRSYIVNIDKIEKISPWFNSAYNLKLKDTKEYIPVSRNSTKKLKNLFGL encoded by the coding sequence ATGGCAAGAATACTTTTGGTTGATGATGAACCGATGGTGCTCAACGCTTTAAAGCGTATCCTACATTCCCGGGGATACGAGCTGTTTGCCGCAACGAACTCGGAAGAAGCGCTGGATTTTCTGCAAAAAAGCGCGATAGACGTGATCATTTGTGACCAAAATATGCCGGGAATGCTGGGTATTGATCTGTTAAAACGTTCAAGAGAAGAGTACCCGGATGCCGTCAGAATTTTGATCACTGGTTCGTCAGACATTAATGTTGCAATTTCAGCGATTAATGAAGGCAGTATTTATTATTACCTCACCAAGCCTTGGGAAAACGAAGAAGTTATTTCAGTGGTAGAAAAAGCCCTTGCCGATAAACCTGAACACTTCTATCCGGAACGCAAAATGGAACAGGAGATCAAAAAAATCCCTGTATGGGAAGATGAAACCATTATTCTGATTGACCTGTCGGAGGTTATTTATTTAACGGCAGTTGAAGGGGATATTGTTGTTATCACCGAAAAAGGAAAATATCAAAGTCCTGACTCTTTAAATTCGTGGGAGAAGAAGCTTGGATCCGGCAGCTTTTTTCGGTGTCATCGAAGCTATATTGTCAATATCGATAAAATTGAAAAAATCAGTCCCTGGTTCAACAGTGCGTATAATTTAAAGTTAAAAGATACCAAAGAATATATTCCTGTGAGCAGAAATTCCACAAAAAAACTGAAAAATTTATTTGGGTTATAA